The following are from one region of the Leptospira yasudae genome:
- the ispG gene encoding (E)-4-hydroxy-3-methylbut-2-enyl-diphosphate synthase, translating into MNFRYNHTPFGYQRRRTREVKVGDVKVGGGNPIVIQSMINSDTTDTQGSVKQILELERAGCEIVRLTVPSQADADNLPAIRQELKKAGSKVPLVADIHFTPSVAMKAVEYVEKIRINPGNFADKKKFAVRDYTDGEYDDELGRISEIFSPLVLRCKELGVAMRIGTNHGSLSDRIMNRYGDTPQGMVESALEFIRIAESLNYYDIIVSMKASNPQVMVQAYRMLASRFDELRMDYPLHLGVTEAGDGKDGRIKSAIGIGSLLEDGLGDTIRVSLTEDPVLEVPVAKLLADKFNARSASPERSKGYSEFRNPFSYERFYSSEIRIGKFEAGESHPVRVESVLPFENSNSFLANVAKLYQYGKPLSIEPESILVDSPSPDLLSEIAESAKALEIPVGILLAKNVSLNEKLQKELKRFPKIVFDPFLQFQDGEKMLAFLQERQSAGLYTEIHTSGERIESLKGLPETLSEIGIKNVIFSLETGEILYDYRKLGNILSRHEFPILLHGSFGNAEEALYGSAIGIGGLLIDGIGDMIRIQTPKLEELEETFQLSYDLLQGTRLRLTKTEYISCPSCGRTLFDLQETTARIKARTGHLKGVKIAIMGCIVNGPGEMADADFGYVGAGPGKVHLYRGKEIVMKNVPSEVADEKLVELIKDNGLWQEQAIS; encoded by the coding sequence ATGAATTTTAGATACAACCACACGCCTTTCGGCTATCAGAGAAGAAGAACGAGAGAAGTAAAAGTAGGAGACGTGAAAGTCGGGGGCGGAAATCCGATCGTCATCCAGTCGATGATCAACAGCGACACGACCGATACGCAAGGTTCGGTAAAACAAATTCTCGAGTTGGAGCGAGCGGGTTGCGAAATCGTACGACTGACCGTTCCTTCTCAAGCGGACGCGGACAATCTACCGGCCATTCGACAAGAGTTGAAAAAAGCGGGAAGCAAGGTTCCTCTCGTCGCGGACATTCACTTCACTCCGAGCGTCGCGATGAAGGCGGTGGAATACGTTGAAAAAATAAGAATCAATCCGGGCAACTTTGCGGATAAGAAAAAATTCGCGGTTCGGGATTATACGGATGGCGAATACGACGACGAGCTGGGAAGAATCAGCGAAATCTTTTCTCCGCTTGTTCTGAGATGCAAGGAACTCGGAGTCGCGATGAGAATCGGAACGAATCACGGTTCCCTTTCGGATCGGATCATGAACCGATACGGCGACACTCCGCAGGGAATGGTCGAGTCAGCGCTCGAATTCATCCGCATCGCGGAAAGTTTAAATTATTATGATATTATTGTTAGCATGAAAGCTTCGAACCCGCAGGTGATGGTTCAGGCCTATCGGATGCTCGCTTCTAGGTTCGACGAACTTAGAATGGACTACCCTCTTCACTTGGGCGTGACCGAAGCGGGAGACGGAAAGGACGGAAGAATCAAGTCCGCAATCGGAATCGGCTCCTTGCTGGAAGACGGACTCGGAGATACGATCCGCGTTTCTCTTACGGAAGATCCGGTTCTCGAAGTCCCCGTCGCAAAACTTCTCGCGGACAAGTTCAACGCAAGAAGCGCGAGCCCGGAACGTTCGAAAGGATATTCCGAATTTCGAAACCCGTTTTCGTACGAAAGATTTTACAGCAGTGAAATCCGGATCGGAAAATTCGAAGCGGGCGAATCGCATCCGGTGCGCGTCGAATCGGTCCTTCCTTTTGAGAACTCCAATTCCTTTCTTGCGAACGTCGCCAAACTCTATCAATACGGAAAACCTCTTTCGATCGAACCGGAAAGCATCCTGGTCGATTCCCCTTCTCCCGATCTATTAAGCGAAATCGCGGAGTCCGCAAAGGCTTTGGAAATTCCGGTGGGAATTCTTCTCGCAAAGAACGTTTCTCTGAACGAAAAACTCCAAAAGGAACTCAAACGCTTTCCCAAGATCGTATTCGATCCGTTTCTCCAGTTTCAAGACGGGGAAAAGATGCTGGCCTTTCTGCAGGAAAGACAAAGCGCCGGATTGTATACGGAGATTCATACGAGCGGAGAAAGAATCGAGTCCCTCAAGGGACTCCCCGAAACGTTATCCGAAATCGGAATCAAAAACGTGATTTTTTCCCTCGAAACCGGTGAAATCCTCTACGATTACCGCAAACTCGGAAATATTCTGAGCCGTCACGAATTTCCGATCCTGCTGCACGGATCGTTCGGCAACGCGGAAGAAGCGTTATACGGCTCCGCCATCGGAATCGGCGGACTTCTCATCGACGGAATCGGAGATATGATCCGGATTCAAACGCCGAAACTCGAGGAACTCGAAGAAACATTCCAACTTTCTTATGATCTTTTGCAGGGCACAAGACTCCGTCTGACAAAAACCGAATATATTTCCTGCCCCTCCTGCGGAAGAACGTTATTCGACCTTCAAGAGACCACCGCGAGAATCAAGGCGAGAACGGGACATCTCAAAGGCGTAAAAATCGCAATAATGGGTTGTATCGTAAACGGTCCGGGAGAAATGGCGGATGCCGATTTCGGATACGTAGGCGCCGGTCCCGGGAAAGTACACCTCTACAGAGGGAAGGAAATCGTAATGAAGAACGTTCCAAGCGAAGTTGCGGATGAAAAACTCGTAGAACTGATCAAAGACAACGGTCTTTGGCAAGAGCAGGCGATCAGTTAA
- the gltB gene encoding glutamate synthase large subunit, with protein MNDVREQLQLQKYLEENGLYERSFEHDNCGVGFVASFQGENSHRIVSMGLKAVACLTHRGAVDADMVTGDGAGIMIQIPKKLFATYIEDMGHRRPDEDSIGVGMIFLPREDIDKQDMCRSLVESALMEFNFKLYAWRYVPVNPEVLGPKANQSRPQIEQVLIGKPEGMSNDDFETKLFLIQKKLMRDADRLSLAGDLYICSLSSERIVFKGLFNGNQVSQFYEDLNSEEMVSPYCIFHQRYSTNTFPSWALAQPFRILAHNGEINTIAGNRIWMLAREEELECKKWGEYQKEIHPIIRPHMSDSASLDNAMEAIVRSGKDVLQAKAMLVPNAWSKNLTMSEELKSFYEYNNTLIEPWDGPAALAFAEGDWIGGALDRNGLRPARYAVTEDGLLIMGSEAGLVQVDEEIVTKKGRLGPGEMIGINLKEKKLYYNEDINSLFEKKYDYREWSKENVSYLNQDLDASMQETITYKGDDLRRRQVLFAYSPFKQKSVIKPQAHQGKEAISSMGDDTPLSILMLSRIGLYTYFRQRFAQVTNPPIDYIREKGVTSLYTRLVKKMNLFGDDKPQNCLVLSHPYLTNLDLKRIREMDGKPYKILTLDATFEAHIEAEANPNRNYLEKALDALLEQALQAAKSGTNILVLSDKKLSKERAPIPMELAVAAVHNHLIRNKTRSAVSILVETGSAFEIHNVAVLLGYGASGVNSYLIWDTLFDLWEKGEFDGEDGTRPAFHTICGNYRYGVDDGLLKIMSKMGISILSSYVGGQVFEAIGLSRTLVSKYFPGTYSRISGIGIGGIEQNILRNHEQAFYKELNPEDFISEKDDQPHRWSPRVVKFLRKAAVDNDYEAFKEATKILKESDPINIRDLFDFVARKPIPIEEVETVTEIQKRFLTPGMSHGALSIEAHTDLAIAMNRLGAKSSSGEGGENPSRYVVNEKGDLANSSIKQIASGRFGVTSEYLNSATEIEIKIAQGAKPGEGGQLPGKKNNEEIATNRHTPMGIDLISPPPHHDIYSIEDLSQLIYDLKMANHKAQVSVKLVSEAGVGTIAAGVAKANADVILISGHVGGTGAAPITSIKYAGSPWELGLSETHQVLVMNGLRDRVVLRTDGGIVSGRDVIIAACLGAEEYGVGTASLVALGCIMARKCHLNNCPTGIATQDIKFRAKYKGSPDQLVNLFACLALEVREYLAELGFRSIDEIIGRTDLLKQITRYERDRLDSLDLNPILVRLPLFYDPTKQKKDRSVRKEPIGEVLDDRIIKDAEKALEGKSSMALSYLVRNTNRTVGAKISGLIARKYGSKGLPGKLEIILEGTAGQSLGAWLVKGVQVTLHGDANDYVGKGLCGGVIVIKKHRKSKLKAYENTIIGNTCLYGATSGKLFCSGRAGERFGVRNSGAEAVVGGAGDHFLEYMTSGTIVCLGSVGKNMGAGMTGGTAYFFQKGWDIQPLLNKEYVKTVDLENGDYEVIKNLISEHSKLTGSDLSEGILKDFEGNKNYFVKVVPK; from the coding sequence ATGAATGATGTAAGAGAACAGTTGCAACTTCAAAAGTATCTTGAGGAGAACGGTCTGTATGAAAGATCGTTTGAACATGATAACTGCGGAGTGGGATTTGTTGCTTCCTTTCAGGGAGAAAACAGTCACAGAATCGTCTCTATGGGACTCAAGGCAGTCGCATGCCTGACGCATAGGGGAGCGGTCGACGCAGATATGGTTACCGGAGACGGAGCCGGTATCATGATTCAAATTCCTAAGAAGCTGTTCGCAACCTACATCGAAGACATGGGTCACCGCAGACCGGACGAAGATTCCATCGGTGTCGGTATGATCTTCCTTCCGAGAGAAGACATCGATAAACAGGACATGTGCCGCAGCCTCGTCGAGTCCGCGCTCATGGAATTCAACTTTAAACTTTATGCATGGAGATACGTTCCCGTAAATCCGGAAGTTCTCGGACCGAAGGCGAACCAATCCAGACCTCAGATCGAACAAGTTCTGATCGGCAAACCGGAAGGAATGTCGAACGACGACTTCGAAACGAAGTTATTCTTAATCCAGAAAAAACTGATGAGAGACGCGGATCGTCTTTCACTCGCGGGAGATCTTTACATCTGTTCCCTTTCCTCGGAAAGAATCGTGTTCAAAGGTCTCTTCAACGGAAACCAAGTGTCCCAGTTCTACGAAGACTTGAACTCGGAAGAGATGGTTTCTCCGTATTGTATCTTTCACCAAAGATATTCCACCAACACGTTCCCCTCTTGGGCGCTTGCTCAGCCGTTCCGGATTCTCGCGCACAACGGAGAGATCAATACGATCGCCGGAAACAGAATCTGGATGCTCGCGCGCGAGGAAGAACTCGAGTGCAAAAAATGGGGAGAATATCAAAAGGAAATCCATCCGATCATCCGTCCTCACATGAGCGACTCCGCGAGTTTGGACAACGCGATGGAAGCCATCGTTCGTTCCGGAAAGGACGTTCTTCAAGCGAAGGCGATGCTCGTTCCGAACGCGTGGTCCAAAAACCTCACGATGTCGGAAGAGTTGAAAAGCTTTTACGAATATAATAATACTTTAATAGAGCCTTGGGACGGTCCCGCCGCGCTCGCGTTTGCGGAAGGAGACTGGATCGGAGGCGCTCTTGATAGAAACGGTCTTCGTCCGGCGCGTTACGCGGTAACCGAGGACGGACTTTTGATCATGGGTTCCGAAGCGGGTCTCGTTCAAGTGGACGAAGAGATCGTAACCAAAAAAGGACGTCTCGGTCCGGGAGAGATGATCGGGATCAATCTCAAAGAGAAAAAGCTCTATTACAACGAGGACATCAATTCTCTCTTCGAGAAAAAATACGACTACAGAGAATGGTCCAAAGAGAACGTTTCGTATCTCAACCAGGATCTCGACGCGTCCATGCAGGAGACGATCACCTACAAAGGGGACGATCTGAGAAGAAGACAGGTTCTTTTCGCTTATTCTCCGTTTAAACAAAAGTCTGTGATCAAACCGCAGGCGCATCAGGGAAAAGAAGCGATCAGCTCCATGGGGGACGATACTCCTCTTTCGATCCTGATGCTTTCCCGCATCGGTCTTTACACCTATTTCCGTCAGAGATTCGCGCAGGTAACCAATCCTCCGATCGACTACATCCGTGAAAAAGGCGTGACCTCTCTGTACACTCGTCTTGTCAAAAAGATGAACCTGTTCGGAGACGACAAACCTCAGAACTGTCTGGTTCTTTCCCATCCGTATCTCACCAATCTGGATCTGAAACGGATTCGCGAGATGGACGGAAAACCGTATAAAATTCTCACATTAGACGCAACCTTCGAAGCTCATATCGAAGCGGAAGCGAACCCGAATCGGAACTATCTCGAAAAAGCTCTCGACGCTCTTCTGGAACAAGCGCTGCAGGCGGCTAAGTCCGGAACGAACATTCTCGTTCTTTCCGATAAAAAGCTTTCGAAAGAAAGAGCGCCGATCCCGATGGAACTTGCGGTCGCCGCGGTTCACAACCACTTGATCCGCAACAAAACGCGTTCGGCGGTTTCGATTCTCGTGGAAACCGGTTCCGCATTCGAAATTCATAATGTGGCCGTGCTACTCGGATACGGAGCTTCCGGCGTAAACAGTTACCTGATCTGGGACACGTTATTCGATCTTTGGGAAAAGGGAGAATTCGACGGAGAAGACGGAACTCGCCCGGCATTCCACACGATCTGCGGAAACTACCGCTACGGCGTGGACGACGGTCTTTTGAAGATCATGTCCAAAATGGGAATCTCGATTCTTTCCTCTTACGTGGGAGGTCAGGTGTTCGAAGCGATCGGTCTTTCCAGAACGCTCGTGTCCAAGTATTTCCCCGGAACGTATTCGCGTATTTCCGGAATCGGAATCGGCGGGATCGAACAAAACATTCTCCGAAATCACGAACAGGCATTCTACAAAGAACTCAATCCGGAAGACTTTATCTCCGAGAAGGACGATCAACCTCACCGTTGGTCTCCGAGAGTCGTTAAATTCTTAAGAAAGGCAGCGGTCGACAACGACTACGAAGCGTTTAAAGAAGCGACTAAGATTCTGAAAGAGAGCGATCCGATCAACATCCGCGACTTGTTCGACTTCGTCGCCAGAAAGCCGATCCCGATCGAGGAAGTGGAAACCGTTACGGAAATTCAAAAACGTTTCCTCACTCCGGGTATGTCTCACGGTGCGTTGTCCATCGAAGCGCATACAGATCTCGCGATCGCCATGAACCGGTTAGGCGCTAAGTCTTCCTCCGGAGAAGGCGGGGAGAATCCTTCCCGTTACGTGGTGAACGAAAAAGGGGATCTCGCGAATTCTTCCATCAAGCAGATCGCTTCCGGAAGATTCGGTGTGACCTCCGAGTATCTGAACTCCGCAACCGAAATCGAAATCAAAATCGCGCAAGGTGCGAAACCGGGAGAAGGCGGTCAGCTTCCCGGTAAAAAGAACAACGAGGAGATCGCGACCAACCGTCACACTCCGATGGGAATCGATTTGATTTCTCCTCCTCCTCACCACGATATTTATTCGATCGAGGATTTATCACAGCTCATCTACGACTTGAAGATGGCGAACCACAAGGCGCAGGTTTCCGTGAAGCTCGTGTCCGAAGCGGGCGTGGGAACGATCGCAGCCGGTGTCGCAAAAGCGAACGCCGATGTGATTTTGATTTCCGGTCACGTGGGTGGAACCGGTGCGGCTCCGATCACTTCGATCAAGTATGCTGGTTCTCCTTGGGAACTCGGACTTTCGGAAACACATCAAGTTTTAGTAATGAACGGACTCCGCGACCGAGTCGTGTTAAGAACGGACGGAGGGATCGTATCCGGAAGAGACGTGATCATCGCGGCTTGTTTGGGTGCGGAAGAATACGGAGTAGGAACCGCTTCCCTCGTTGCTTTAGGTTGTATCATGGCGAGAAAATGCCACTTGAACAATTGTCCGACCGGAATCGCGACGCAGGACATCAAGTTCCGCGCGAAATACAAAGGATCTCCGGATCAACTCGTGAACCTCTTCGCTTGTTTGGCGTTGGAAGTCAGAGAATATCTTGCGGAACTCGGATTCAGATCGATCGACGAAATCATCGGAAGAACCGATCTTCTCAAGCAGATCACGCGTTACGAAAGGGATCGTTTGGATTCACTCGATCTCAACCCGATCTTGGTGCGACTGCCTCTGTTCTACGATCCTACGAAGCAGAAAAAAGACAGATCGGTCCGCAAGGAACCGATCGGAGAAGTATTGGACGATCGTATCATCAAGGACGCGGAAAAAGCTCTCGAAGGAAAATCTTCCATGGCTCTTTCTTATCTTGTCCGCAACACGAATAGAACCGTGGGAGCGAAGATCTCCGGTCTTATCGCGAGAAAATACGGATCGAAAGGATTGCCGGGTAAACTCGAAATCATTCTGGAAGGAACCGCGGGACAATCTTTGGGAGCATGGCTTGTCAAAGGAGTTCAGGTCACCTTACACGGAGATGCGAACGACTACGTCGGAAAGGGACTTTGCGGCGGTGTGATCGTAATCAAAAAACACCGCAAGTCGAAACTCAAGGCGTATGAGAATACGATCATCGGCAACACTTGTCTTTACGGAGCGACCTCCGGAAAACTTTTCTGCTCCGGTAGAGCGGGAGAACGTTTCGGAGTTCGTAACTCGGGTGCGGAAGCGGTGGTCGGCGGAGCCGGAGATCACTTCCTCGAATACATGACCAGCGGAACCATCGTTTGTCTCGGAAGCGTAGGCAAGAACATGGGAGCCGGTATGACCGGAGGAACCGCGTATTTCTTCCAAAAGGGATGGGACATTCAACCTCTTCTCAATAAGGAATACGTAAAGACCGTGGATCTGGAAAACGGAGATTACGAGGTCATCAAGAACTTGATTTCCGAACACTCCAAGTTGACCGGTTCCGATCTCTCGGAAGGAATCTTAAAGGACTTTGAAGGAAACAAAAATTATTTCGTGAAGGTAGTTCCGAAATAA
- a CDS encoding glucan biosynthesis protein has product MLRIHIALAFFATILLFAVANRQQKKESEIDFKFPETEETVILDPVSGIKIPVTRFSFEDLKKKARSMAHGRYVKPQFVSTQFLKGLSWDQYKNIRFRPESSLWKKEGNPFQIQFFHPGHLYNTNVTLHEVRSDYARQIPYDDAYFDLSNLKVQGEIPENLGYSGFKIHYPLNTPEHTDEFTVFQGASYYRMVSKKQVYGLSARGIAINTGMPYPEDFPGFTHFWIVHPDKTDSTIFVYALLDGKTATGAYEFQISPGKVSSVHVNAEVTLRTKVDRFGIAPLTSMYWYSETRGIPEGQAYPESHDSDGLMIESGKGDWVWRPLDNPKRVTINAFQDENPRAFGLMQRDRNFASYQDNSMKYHLRPSAWVEPEGNWGKGSIQLLQIPTVKDSDDNIGAFWVPANFPAPLQPYEFSYTIRWLNEDPLPEELAKTVSTRIAPVPGESDMRVFYVDFAGEKLKALDAFTYLQASIDTGDNAELTDYNIQKIEETGVWRLTFRVVQKNRNKPAELRAVLKKNQEDLSEIWTFTLESSI; this is encoded by the coding sequence ATGTTAAGAATACACATAGCCCTCGCGTTTTTCGCCACGATCCTTCTCTTTGCGGTCGCCAATAGGCAGCAAAAGAAAGAATCGGAGATCGATTTTAAATTTCCCGAAACCGAAGAAACCGTCATCCTAGATCCGGTATCAGGCATCAAAATCCCCGTAACCAGATTTTCTTTCGAGGATCTGAAAAAGAAAGCGAGAAGCATGGCGCACGGACGTTATGTGAAACCGCAATTCGTTTCCACGCAATTTTTAAAAGGACTGAGTTGGGATCAATACAAGAATATCCGCTTCCGGCCCGAATCCTCCCTTTGGAAAAAGGAAGGAAATCCGTTTCAGATTCAATTCTTTCATCCCGGACATTTATACAATACGAACGTGACTCTTCACGAAGTCCGTTCCGATTACGCGAGACAGATTCCGTACGACGACGCATATTTCGATCTTTCCAACTTGAAGGTGCAGGGAGAAATTCCGGAGAATCTTGGTTATTCCGGATTTAAGATTCATTATCCTTTGAACACACCCGAACATACGGACGAGTTCACCGTGTTTCAAGGCGCGAGTTATTACAGAATGGTTTCCAAAAAACAGGTCTACGGTTTGTCCGCGCGGGGAATCGCGATCAATACGGGAATGCCTTATCCGGAAGACTTCCCCGGATTCACGCATTTTTGGATCGTTCATCCCGACAAAACCGATTCCACGATTTTCGTTTATGCATTGTTAGACGGAAAGACCGCGACCGGTGCTTATGAATTTCAAATTTCTCCGGGAAAGGTTTCTTCCGTGCATGTGAACGCGGAGGTTACTCTTAGAACCAAAGTGGATCGATTCGGAATCGCGCCTTTAACGTCGATGTATTGGTATTCGGAAACCCGGGGGATTCCGGAAGGACAAGCCTATCCCGAGTCTCACGATTCGGACGGCTTGATGATCGAAAGCGGAAAAGGGGATTGGGTTTGGAGACCTCTTGATAATCCGAAACGAGTCACGATCAACGCGTTTCAGGACGAGAATCCGAGAGCCTTCGGTTTAATGCAGAGGGATCGAAACTTTGCGAGTTATCAAGACAATTCGATGAAGTATCATCTGCGGCCATCCGCTTGGGTGGAACCGGAAGGAAATTGGGGAAAGGGAAGCATACAACTTCTGCAGATCCCCACGGTAAAGGATTCGGACGATAACATCGGCGCCTTTTGGGTGCCGGCGAATTTCCCCGCGCCCTTGCAGCCTTACGAATTCAGTTACACCATACGCTGGTTAAACGAAGATCCTCTTCCGGAGGAACTTGCGAAAACCGTTTCCACAAGGATCGCTCCGGTCCCGGGAGAATCCGATATGCGCGTGTTTTATGTGGACTTTGCCGGCGAAAAGCTCAAAGCCTTGGATGCGTTCACGTATTTGCAGGCTTCCATCGATACGGGGGACAACGCGGAATTAACGGATTATAATATTCAAAAAATTGAAGAGACCGGCGTATGGAGACTCACCTTCCGCGTGGTCCAAAAGAACAGAAACAAACCGGCGGAACTGCGCGCCGTATTGAAAAAAAATCAGGAAGACCTGAGCGAGATCTGGACGTTCACTCTTGAATCCTCGATCTGA
- the mdoH gene encoding glucans biosynthesis glucosyltransferase MdoH, producing the protein MNSTEKEKLGTLIDSKTMSYRRLSFGGLLFFFVIIGVFLEIQFLSFQSISPFEWATLILFCLLFPVISFGAATALIGFVQKIRGGDPLRISRILENYTILEDEIPPVAVVMPIHCEDVTRIFAGVELMMDEIASNGLARKTDFFILSDTSDPNLWALEEKAFYHISQKPANQGRIYYRKRRVNLNKKSGNIADFCRRWGKRYKYMIILDADSIVTGECMKNLIYLMEKIPNAGIIQTVPEVIGAKSIFQKLSAFAAWVGNPVFGAGSFFWQLRSGPFWGHNAIIRLQPFMKYCGLPGLPGESAIGGKILSHDTIEAALFRKAGYGVWFASDLKGSYEEAPPNVLEALKRDNRWCQGNLQHFWFLFGGKLRFSSRLQILLGIFSYFSSPLWALMLLSSSLTTIEDVDFFRLALLPEDWIAFRDDLYLPVAYTLQGYTLFVLFLPRIVSFLEVSFFRRKEWGAPFFSWTFSFLTEFLHSVLMAPVYMVQYTRFILLTFLNRKIEWGPQNRDAASGPDNRALAYTVLPASFYGLGIGIWMFMTYPILFFWFLPLLLGWIFAYPLALLTSSTPKKKNLSFGFLNNPPEQREHKLLETLEQNRNEYGKVVGGGDDRRGIFLSIVDPRLNGFHLSRLRKRAKETPVRKNYLRSLCDKLKTEGPETFKNQELQRILWDHDSVAELHAWFWTTDLNRVSSWWKKSFSEYQKEILLSEVAS; encoded by the coding sequence TTGAATTCCACCGAAAAAGAAAAACTGGGAACCCTCATCGATTCCAAAACGATGAGTTATCGCCGTTTGAGTTTCGGAGGACTGTTGTTCTTTTTCGTAATCATCGGAGTCTTTTTAGAGATTCAGTTCTTATCCTTTCAATCGATCAGTCCGTTCGAATGGGCGACGCTGATTCTTTTCTGCCTTTTGTTTCCCGTTATATCCTTCGGGGCGGCGACCGCGTTGATCGGTTTCGTGCAGAAAATCCGGGGAGGGGACCCGTTGCGGATCTCCCGAATATTAGAAAATTATACTATTTTAGAGGATGAGATTCCTCCCGTGGCAGTCGTAATGCCGATCCACTGCGAGGATGTTACGCGCATTTTCGCCGGAGTCGAGCTGATGATGGACGAGATCGCATCGAACGGACTCGCGCGGAAAACGGATTTTTTCATTCTTTCCGACACTTCCGATCCGAATCTTTGGGCGCTGGAAGAAAAGGCCTTTTATCACATAAGTCAAAAACCGGCCAACCAAGGGAGAATCTACTACCGAAAAAGAAGGGTCAACCTGAACAAGAAGTCGGGCAACATCGCCGATTTCTGCAGAAGATGGGGCAAACGATATAAATACATGATCATCCTGGACGCAGACAGTATCGTCACGGGAGAATGTATGAAAAATCTAATATACCTCATGGAAAAAATTCCGAACGCGGGAATCATACAAACCGTTCCCGAGGTGATAGGAGCCAAATCCATCTTTCAAAAGCTGTCCGCGTTTGCGGCTTGGGTAGGAAATCCGGTTTTCGGAGCGGGTTCTTTTTTCTGGCAGCTTCGTTCGGGGCCGTTTTGGGGACACAACGCGATCATTCGATTGCAGCCGTTTATGAAATACTGCGGGCTTCCCGGACTTCCCGGTGAAAGCGCGATCGGCGGAAAAATTTTGAGCCACGATACGATCGAAGCGGCCTTGTTTCGGAAAGCCGGTTACGGGGTTTGGTTCGCCTCCGATCTCAAAGGTTCGTATGAAGAAGCACCGCCTAACGTGCTGGAGGCGCTCAAACGGGACAATCGTTGGTGTCAGGGGAACCTGCAGCATTTTTGGTTTTTGTTCGGAGGTAAACTCCGCTTTTCCAGCCGACTGCAGATTTTACTCGGGATTTTTTCGTATTTCAGTTCTCCGTTGTGGGCCTTGATGTTGTTGTCTTCTTCTTTGACGACGATCGAGGACGTGGATTTTTTTAGACTCGCGTTGTTGCCCGAGGATTGGATCGCGTTTCGCGACGACCTTTATCTTCCGGTCGCCTATACGCTGCAAGGTTATACCTTGTTCGTCCTGTTTCTTCCGCGCATCGTTTCGTTTTTGGAAGTTTCTTTTTTTAGAAGAAAAGAATGGGGCGCCCCGTTCTTCTCTTGGACGTTCTCTTTTTTGACGGAGTTTCTCCATTCGGTTTTGATGGCGCCCGTTTATATGGTTCAGTATACGAGATTCATTCTTCTTACATTCTTAAATCGTAAAATAGAATGGGGACCGCAAAACAGGGACGCGGCGTCCGGACCCGATAACAGGGCCTTGGCATATACCGTTCTCCCCGCTTCGTTTTACGGATTGGGAATCGGAATCTGGATGTTTATGACGTATCCGATTTTGTTCTTTTGGTTTTTACCTTTGTTGCTCGGTTGGATCTTCGCGTATCCGTTGGCCCTCTTGACTTCCTCCACTCCGAAGAAAAAAAATCTGTCCTTCGGATTTTTGAACAACCCGCCGGAGCAAAGAGAGCATAAACTCCTCGAAACCCTGGAGCAAAACAGAAACGAGTACGGGAAGGTTGTGGGAGGCGGGGACGATAGGCGCGGGATTTTTCTTTCGATCGTAGATCCCCGACTGAACGGATTTCATCTTTCCCGATTACGCAAACGCGCAAAAGAAACGCCCGTCCGAAAAAATTATCTGCGCTCTCTTTGCGACAAACTGAAAACGGAAGGACCGGAAACGTTTAAGAATCAGGAACTGCAGAGAATTCTTTGGGACCACGATTCCGTGGCGGAACTCCACGCTTGGTTTTGGACCACGGATTTGAACCGCGTTTCTTCCTGGTGGAAGAAGTCCTTTTCGGAATATCAAAAAGAGATTTTGTTAAGCGAAGTCGCTTCTTAG